A single Lactuca sativa cultivar Salinas chromosome 8, Lsat_Salinas_v11, whole genome shotgun sequence DNA region contains:
- the LOC111917998 gene encoding proteasome subunit beta type-7-B, which yields MPSETMDVPKTGFSFDLCRRNDMLTKKGLRSPSYLKTGTTIVGLIFENGVILGADTRATEGPIVADKNCEKIHYMAPNIYCCGAGTAADTEAVTDNISSQLKLHRYHTGRESRVVTALTLLKSHLFRYQGHVSAALVLGGVDVTGPHLHTIYPHGSTDTLPFATMGSGSLAAMAIFESEYREGLTRDEGVNLVTKAICSGIFNDLGSGSNVDVCVIEKGKKEYLRNHLTPNPRTYISERGYTFSKKAEVLLTKIIPLKELVHVVEVGGDTMEE from the exons ATGCCAAGCGAAACAATGGATGTTCCAAAAACAGGATTCAGTTTCGACCTGTGTAGGAGAAACGATATGTTGACGAAGAAAGGATTAAGATCACCATCGTATTTGAAAACAGGAACCACCATCGTTGGTTTAATTTTTGAG AATGGTGTGATTCTTGGAGCAGATACCAGAGCAACAGAAGGGCCAATTGTTGCTGACAAAAACTGTGAAAAGATTCATTACATGGCACCAAACATATATTGCTGTGGAGCTGGAACTGCAGCTGATACAGAAGCTGTTACAG ACAACATCAGCTCTCAGTTGAAGCTCCATAGATATCATACTGGTCGTGAATCAAGGGTTGTAACAGCTCTTACACTATTAAAGTCCCATCTTTTCCG CTACCAAGGTCATGTGTCTGCTGCTTTGGTGCTTGGTGGAGTTGATGTAACAGGCCCACATCTACACACT ATCTACCCTCATGGATCTACCGACACTCTCCCTTTTGCCACAATGGGTTCTGGCTCTCTTGCTGCAATGGCCATTTTTGAGTCAGAGTATCGTGAAGGGCTTACT AGGGATGAAGGAGTGAACTTGGTGACCAAGGCTATATGCTCTGGCATATTTAATGACTTAGGAAGTGGAAGCAATGTAGATGTCTGTGTGATAGAAAAG GGGAAGAAGGAATACTTGAGGAATCATTTGACTCCAAATCCACGTACTTACATCAGTGAAAGAGGCTATACATTTTCCAAGAAGGCTG AGGTCTTGCTCACAAAGATTATACCATTGAAAGAGCTTGTTCATGTGGTTGAAGTTGGTGGAGATACCATGGAAGAATGA
- the LOC111917977 gene encoding inactive leucine-rich repeat receptor-like serine/threonine-protein kinase At1g60630, protein MFEMRNSRAVLFLLFSLCFRFVFSGDLESLLEIKSSIDPSNSLQWRGNDFCKWEGVRECFRGRVSKLVLENLNLSGTFDSRIINQLDQIRVLSLKQNSISGHIPNLSNLTNLKSLYLSYNNFSGEFPASLTTLHRLKIIVISGNHLSGDIPHSLLGLQRLYILYLDDNMLTGKIPPFNQTTLKYLNLSNNQLSGEIPLTRTLSRFNSTSFIGNNIDLLCSDPFGIPCGVVSPTPSFTPADQTPPTTGASYHHRRVIKIITIITGSIGGLSLLCVLIILLALSLKKENKTKMGTFVGGKGVESAEAVGGGGTSGDGGSSWDEEGGGMGSLVFCGGGDKPEMNYKLEDLLKASAETLGRGTVGSTYKAVMETGFIVTVKRLKDATCPSLEEFRRHVEVIGRLRHKNLVPLRAYFHAKEERLLVYDYFPNGSLYSLLHGSKTSSGGKGKPLHWTSCLKIADDLATGLLHIHQNPGLTHGNIKSSNVLLSSDFESCFTDYGLVSFKNPNSTHESNPNNSLLHRAPECSNQKTPSQQSDVYSFGVLLLELLTGNPPSQALISDNGSDIPKWVNTIREEQTESSGETVSSGNEKLAALLNIAMGCVSVVPDNRPAMKDVLKMIRETRAEAGHVACNSSDHSPGRWSDTVQSLPRDNNHNHLNLSI, encoded by the exons ATGTTTGAAATGAGAAACTCGAGAGCtgttctttttcttttatttagctTGTGTTTTCGATTTGTATTCAGTGGTGATTTGGAATCACTTCTGGAGATAAAATCATCCATTGATCCTTCGAATTCATTGCAATGGAGAGGAAATGATTTCTGTAAATGGGAAGGAGTTCGAGAATGCTTCAGAGGTCGAGTTTCGAAACTTGTTCTTGAGAATTTGAACCTGAGTGGGACATTTGATTCAAGAATCATCAACCAGTTGGATCAAATTCGTGTTTTGAGCTTAAAGCAAAACTCAATCTCTGGTCATATCCCTAATCTTTCCAACTTAACCAACCTTAAATCACTCTATCTTTCATACAACAACTTTTCCGGCGAGTTTCCGGCGTCTCTCACCACCCTCCACCGTCTCAAAATCATTGTTATTTCCGGTAACCACCTTTCCGGCGACATTCCTCATTCATTACTTGGTTTACAAAGACTGTATATTCTTTACTTAGATGACAACATGCTAACCGGAAAAATCCCACCTTTCAACCAAACCACCCTGAAGTACCTAAATTTATCCAACAATCAACTTTCCGGCGAAATCCCGTTGACACGAACTTTATCAAGGTTCAACTCAACGTCGTTCATCGGTAACAATATTGACTTATTATGTAGTGATCCCTTTGGTATTCCATGTGGGGTAGTTTCCCCGACTCCGTCTTTTACTCCGGCGGATCAAACACCACCCACCACCGGAGCATCGTACCACCATCGCCGGGTAATCAAGATCATAACGATAATCACCGGTTCCATCGGTGGATTATCTTTATTGTGTGTTTTAATCATTTTACTGGCGTTAAGCTTGAAAAAGGAGAATAAAACCAAGATGGGTACGTTCGTCGGAGGTAAAGGTGTAGAATCAGCAGAAGCGGTGGGTGGTGGTGGAACAAGTGGAGACGGAGGATCTTCATGGGATGAAGAAGGTGGTGGGATGGGGTCACTGGTGTTTTGCGGCGGCGGAGATAAGCCGGAGATGAATTATAAGTTGGAGGATCTGTTGAAAGCGTCGGCGGAGACACTTGGAAGAGGTACGGTGGGGAGTACGTACAAGGCGGTGATGGAGACCGGGTTTATTGTGACAGTGAAGAGGCTGAAAGATGCCACGTGTCCTAGTCTGGAGGAGTTTCGTAGACACGTGGAGGTGATCGGGAGGCTGAGGCACAAGAATTTGGTGCCACTCAGAGCGTATTTTCATGCAAAAGAGGAACGTCTACTTGTATACGATTATTTCCCAAATGGCAGCCTCTATTCTCTTCTTCATG GATCAAAAACATCATCTGGTGGCAAAGGCAAACCACTTCACTGGACTTCCTGCCTCAAAATCGCCGACGATCTCGCCACCGGACTCCTCCACATCCACCAAAACCCAGGCCTCACCCACGGCAACATAAAATCATCCAACGTTCTCCTCAGCTCCGATTTCGAATCCTGCTTCACCGACTACGGCCTCGTCTCCTTCAAAAACCCCAACTCCACACACGAATCAAACCCTAATAATTCTCTCCTCCACCGTGCCCCTGAATGCAGCAACCAAAAAACACCATCTCAACAATCCGACGTATACAGCTTCGGCGTTCTTCTCTTAGAGCTACTAACAGGCAACCCTCCATCCCAAGCCCTAATTTCAGACAATGGCTCCGACATTCCTAAATGGGTCAACACCATAAGAGAAGAACAAACCGAATCCAGCGGCGAAACCGTTTCTTCAGGTAACGAGAAACTCGCAGCGCTTCTCAACATTGCGATGGGTTGTGTGTCGGTTGTTCCAGACAACCGGCCGGCGATGAAGGATGTTTTGAAGATGATTAGGGAAACGAGAGCAGAAGCAGGTCATGTGGCGTGTAATAGCAGTGATCATTCACCTGGAAGATGGTCGGATACTGTTCAAAGCTTGCCAAGGGATAATAATCATAATCATCTGAATCTCAGCATATGA
- the LOC111917984 gene encoding uncharacterized protein LOC111917984, translating to MDTGFHHQQTSSLNQQAISFQSSPRDSKSEISMIGDLDFHRMNGTHGMIFSGNSAIVNNSSSTFTGIGNSCDSVIVDSVPELKHRAGVAVEWSVEEQYKLEEALLKYANEPGIIRYVKIAATLRNKTVRDVALRCRWMARKRRKHEELSLWKKSKDKKDKLVEFSSKPSVLPPISTFNVAPFSVSMNNRVQTDGNHVEALQGSIRHLLEQNKQVIGQISTNMCALKLQDNVNLFSQMKNNISAILNDMRFIPGPPLPVSLNEDLANTILSTKNQTMMFTSSSGMHMKQEPGSW from the exons ATGGATACGGGTTTTCACCATCAACAAACTTCATCTCTGAATCAACAAGCTATATCGTTCCAATCAAGCCCAAGAGACAGCAAATCTGAGATTAGTATGATTGGGGATTTGGATTTCCATCGAATGAATGGTACACATGGCATGATTTTTTCAGGGAATTCTGCTATTGTAAACAACAGTAGTTCAACATTCACAGGAATTGGGAATTCCTGTGATTCTGTTATTGTTGATTCCGTCCCGGAACTGAAGCACAGAGCAGGCGTGGCTGTGGAGTGGTCTGTTGAAGAACAATATAAACTAGAGGAAGCACTTCTCAA ATATGCTAATGAACCTGGAATTATAAGGTATGTCAAGATTGCTGCCACATTGCGTAATAAAACTGTTCGTGATGTTGCTCTCAGGTGTAGGTGGATGGCG AGAAAAAGACGGAAACATGAGGAACTCAGTTTGTGGAAGAAGTCAAAAGACAAGAAG GATAAATTGGTGGAATTTTCCTCAAAGCCAAGTGTCCTACCACCAATATCAACATTTAATGTGGCTCCATTTTCAGTTTCAATGAATAATCGAGTCCAGACTGATGGTAATCATGTTGAAG CGTTACAAGGCTCAATAAGACATTTGTTGGAACAAAACAAACAAGTTATTGGTCAGATCTCAACTAATATGTGTGCACTAAAG CTTCAAGACAATGTCAACCTCTTCAGCCAGATGAAGAACAATATATCTGCCATTTTAAATGA CATGAGATTTATTCCTGGGCCTCCACTACCTGTATCACTAAACGAAGATCTTGCTAATACCATTCTCTCAACTAAAAACCAG ACAATGATGTTCACCTCATCAAGCGGAATGCATATGAAACAAGAACCAGGTTCTTGGTGA
- the LOC111918019 gene encoding uncharacterized protein LOC111918019: MLTGVLVPFSSVSRCFGAIFILYKGIKKGLWLLYLSHVINLTHRASGFPGQVVHGFAALHEHQCYLQTGISRLQSHKNASVLPYGQCSRPSVYHFFDICRLFYRENSPANHSFRYNLERALQNSRTFLQLYLFYPFVPSLAFQICFQLLYKFF; this comes from the exons ATGCTTACAGG GGTTTTGGTACCTTTCAGTAGCGTTTCTAGGTGTTTTGGTGCTATCTTTATCCTCTATAAAGGAATAAAAAAAG gGCTTTGGCTTCTGTATCTCTCACATGTTATAAATCTAACTCATAGGGCTTCTGGATTCCCCGGACAAGTCGTTCATGGTTTTGCTGCTTTACATGAACACCAATGTTATCTCCAAACCGGAATATCACGATTACAAAGCCACAAAAACGCATCTGTTCTCCCATATGGTCAATGCTCTCGCCCGTCCGTTTACCATTTCTTCGACATTTGCAGGTTGTTCTACCGGGAAAATTCTCCTGCCAACCATTCCTTCAGGTACAATTTAGAACGAGCTTTACAAAATTCTCGAACCTTTCTTCAACTTTATCTGTTTTACCCTTTCGTTCCTTCTCTTGCTTTCCAGATTTGTTTTCAGCTTCTTTATAAGTTTTTTTAA
- the LOC111918377 gene encoding serine carboxypeptidase-like gives MSMIEEDKRLELARSPTNTIRHHRTPSTTIVHLQQGFAIGNGVSEPGIQFKADYQSVKKHQTNMSYDLRKQRYDDLSKLDEFLNLESVKKALGVPEEIHFGACNGEVYQVMKEDIMRNFEVRIPMLLEDGIQMLVYAGEYDFICNWLELS, from the exons ATGTCAATGATTGAAGAAGATAAGAGGCTGGAGCTTGCCCGTTCGCCGACCAACACCATCAGGCACCACCGAACACCATCAACTACCATCGTTCATCTTCAACAG GGATTTGCAATTGGAAACGGAGTCTCTGAACCTGGAATCCAATTCAAGGCGGAT TACCAAAGTGTGAAGAAGCATCAAACAAATATG TCTTATGATTTAAGGAAGCAAAGATATGATGACTTGTCAAAGTTAGATGAATTCTTGAACTTGGAATCAGTGAAAAAGGCATTAGGGGTACCAGAGGAAATACACTTTGGGGCGTGTAATGGTGAGGTGTATCAAGTAATGAAGGAAGACATTATGAGAAACTTTGAAGTTAGGATTCCAATGCTTTTAGAAGATGGTATTCAGATGCTTGTTTATGCTGGGGAATATGATTTTATTTGCAATTGGTTAG AATTATCTTAG